A single Triticum dicoccoides isolate Atlit2015 ecotype Zavitan chromosome 2A, WEW_v2.0, whole genome shotgun sequence DNA region contains:
- the LOC119354807 gene encoding pre-mRNA-splicing factor ATP-dependent RNA helicase DEAH7-like, with translation MSSDGRLDLDATTSTLGPEDDTAQGLILPTKDKVMYRPPPGRSALGLDLLAHKKREKEGNNSFKRPPEKVVTAASSMDEDERPGSTENDASSLSGGDRGSVARRYRGTNSSEKTLSKESTVTDENERGLTPRHRDESHRQQTPASRYELNDDRGSRDKRGARETSASIGYSSSGRRGYRDDRESNSRRNERSRSTSIDYTNKRSRDDYSSRSSRTPARSDWDSGRWEWEDTPRREYRDDRPGSQRHYPTRSPMLAAASPDARLVSPWLGGNTPRSAASPWDHVSPSPAPVRASGSSKGSSYSSSSGRSHQLTFSNDAEADRSPSAADRNYEITEEMMQDMDYNADRAWYDCEEHNTVFDGDNYAADDSSYKKKEAQLPKKLTRKDGSLMTLSQSKKLSQMTADNAQWEDRQLLRSGAVRGTEVQTEFDDEDERKVILLVHDTKPPFLDGRVVYTKQAEPVMPLKDPTSDMAIIARKGSVLVREIREKQSQNKSRQRFWELAGSNLGNILGVEKTSEQVDADTAVVGDQGEIDFKEEAKFSQHLKEKAEAVSDFAKSKSLSQQRQYLPIYTVRDDLLQVVRENQVVVVVGETGSGKTTQLTQYLHEDGYTTTGVVGCTQPRRVAAMSVAKRVSEEMETELGDKVGYAIRFEDVTCSSTIIKYMTDGVLLRETLKDADLDKYRVIVMDEAHERSLNTDVLFGILKKVVARRRDFKLIVTSATLNADKFSKFFGGVPVFNIPGRTFPVNILFSKTPCEDYVEAAVKQAMTIHITSGPGDILIFMTGQEEIEATCYALAERMEQLISSSTKNVPKLSILPIYSQLPADLQAKIFQKAEEGTRKCIVATNIAETSLTVDGIFYVIDTGYGKMKVYNPRMGMDALQVFPCSRAAADQRAGRAGRTGPGTCYRLFTESAYQNEMLPNPVPEIQRTNLGNVVLLLKSLKVENLLDFDFMDPPPQENILNSMYQLWVLGALNNVGGLTEIGWKMVEFPLDPTLAKMLLMGEKLECLDEVLTIVSMLSVPSVFFRPKDRAEESDAAREKFFVPESDHLTLLNVYLQWKSNQYRGDWCNDHFLHVKGLRKAREVRSQLLDILKALKIPLTSCHMEWDVVRKAICSAYFHNSARLKGIGEYVNCRNGMPCHLHPSSALYGLGYTPDYVVYHELVLTTKEYMQCVSAVDPQWLAELGPMFFSVKDTDTSLLDHKKRQKEEKTAMEEEMEKLRQEQAEAALVEKERERRKRAKQQQQISMPGLKKGSTYLRPKKMGL, from the exons ATGAGTTCCGACGGCAGGCTGGACCTCGACGCGACGACAAGCACCCTCGGCCCGGAGGATGACACGGCGCAGGGTCTGATACTGCCGACCAAGGATAAGGTCATGTACCGGCCTCCGCCGGGGAGATCCGCGCTAG GTTTGGACCTGCTCGCGCACAAGAAAAGAGAAAAGGAAGGTAACAATTCATTTAAGCGGCCTCCTGAGAAGGTAGTGACGGCTGCTTCTTCTATGGATGAAGATGAGAGGCCAGGATCTACAGAAAATGATGCAAGCAGCCTGTCCGGTGGTGACCGTGGCAGCGTGGCTCgccgttatcgaggaaccaattccAGTGAGAAAACATTGTCGAAAG AATCTACAGTCACTGATGAGAATGAAAGGGGTCTTACACCCAGACATCGAGATGAATCCCATCGGCAACAG ACCCCTGCCTCTAGGTACGAACTGAATGATGACAGAGGATCCCGTGACAAACGTGGTGCACGCGAGACATCTGCATCCATTGGTTATAGTAGCAGTGGAAGGCGAGGATACCGTGATGACAGGGAATCGAATAGTAGGCGTAATGAACGGAGCAGATCTACATCTATCGACTACACAAACAAAAGAAGTCGGGATGACTATAGCTCGAGAAGCTCAAGAACACCTG CAAGATCTGACTGGGACAGTGGCCGATGGGAATGGGAAGATACACCTCGCCGGGAGTACCGTGATGATCGTCCTGGCTCCCAAAGACATTATCCAACACGATCTCCTATGCTGGCTGCTGCATCTCCTGATGCACGATTGGTGTCTCCTTGGCTAGGTGGGAATACACCCCGTTCCGCAG CATCCCCTTGGGATCATGTTTCTCCCTCACCTGCTCCTGTGAGGGCTTCAGGTTCATCAAAAGGGTCTTCGTATTCAAGTTCCAGTGGAAGATCTCATCAGCTTACCTTTTCAAAT GATGCTGAAGCTGATAGAAGCCCCTCAGCTGCTGATAGGAACTATGAGATTACCGAGGAAATGATGCAAGACATGGATTATAATGCTGACCGTGCTTG gtATGATTGTGAAGAACACAACACTGTGTTCGATGGTGATAATTATGCTGCAGATGATAGCTCCTACAAAAAGAAGGAAGCACAATTGCCTAAGAAATTG ACTCGTAAAGATGGTAGTCTGATGACCCTTTCTCAGAGCAAGAAATTATCACAGATGACTGCTGATAATGCTCAGTGGGAGGACAGACAATTGTTGAGGTCTGGAGCTGTTAGAGGAACGGAGGTGCAGACAGAATTTGATGATGAGGACGAGCGTAAAGTAATACTTCTTGTTCATG ATACAAAACCTCCCTTCCTGGATGGGCGAGTTGTATACACAAAGCAAGCAGAGCCTGTAATGCCACTGAAGGATCCAACATCTGATATGGCTATCATTGCACGAAAAGGTTCTGTTTTGGTTAGGGAAATTCGTGAAAAGCAGAGCCAGAACAAGTCGCGGCAACGCTTCTGGGAGCTTGCTGGATCTAATCTTGGAAATATATTGGGCGTTGAGAAAACGTCTGAACAG GTTGATGCAGATACTGCTGTTGTTGGTGATCAAGGGGAGATTGATTTCAAGGAGGAAGCAAAGTTTTCGCAACACTTGAAGGAAAAAGCAGAAGCTGTCAGTGATTTTGCAAAATCTAAATCTCTTTCTCAGCAAAGACAATATCTTCCCATATATACTGTTCGAGATGACCTGCTACAG GTTGTGCGTGAAAATCAAGTAGTTGTGGTCGTTGGTGAAACTGGTTCTGGGAAGACCACTCAACTTACTCAGTATCTGCATGAGGATGGATATACCACAACTGGTGTTGTTGGCTGTACTCAACCGAGACGTGTGGCTGCCATGAGTGTTGCCAAGCGGGTCAGTGAAGAAATGGAAACCGAACTGGGTGATAAAGTTGGATATGCTATCCGATTTGAGGACGTCACTTGTTCTAGCACTATAATAAAG TATATGACAGATGGAGTGCTTCTTCGTGAAACCTTGAAAGATGCTGACCTTGATAAATATCG TGTTATCGTCATGGATGAAGCACACGAAAGATCCCTCAATACTGATGTTTTGTTTGGCATATTGAAGAAGGTTGTTGCACGTCGGCGGGATTTTAAGCTAATTGTCACATCTGCAACCCTAAATGCAGACAAATTCTCAAAGTTCTTTGGAGG TGTGCCTGTATTTAACATTCCAGGCAGGACATTTCCAGTAAATATCTTGTTTAGCAAAACACCATGTGAAGATTATGTGGAAGCGGCAGTGAAGCAGGCCATGACAATTCACATAACGAGTGGCCCTGGAGACATCCTCATCTTCATGACCGGGCAGGAAGAGATCGAGGCTACTTGCTATGCTCTTGCTGAGCGCATGGAGCAGCTAATATCGTCATCCACGAAGAATGTACCCAAGCTCTCCATCTTGCCGATTTACTCGCAGTTGCCTGCTGACTTGCAGGCCAAGATCTTTCAGAAGGCAGAAGAGGGCACTCGCAAATGCATTGTTGCTACCAATATTGCTGAGACGTCCCTCACAGTGGATGGTATCTTCTATGTCATTGATACCGGGTATGGAAAGATGAAGGTATACAATCCACGGATGGGCATGGATGCTCTTCAGGTTTTTCCGTGTAGTCGAGCAGCTGCAGACCAGCGTGCAGGACGTGCTGGAAGAACCGGCCCTGGCACATGCTACAGGCTGTTCACAGAATCAGCTTACCAGAACGAGATGCTCCCTAACCCCGTGCCAGAGATTCAAAGGACTAACCTGGGAAACGTGGTTCTCTTACTGAAGTCCCTCAAAGTcgaaaacttgcttgattttgactTCATGGACCCACCCCCCCAGGAGAATATCCTCAACTCCATGTACCAGCTCTGGGTGTTGGGCGCCTTGAACAATGTTGGTGGACTTACAGAAATAGGTTGGAAGATGGTGGAGTTCCCATTGGACCCGACTCTAGCAAAGATGCTTCTCATGGGGGAGAAGCTGGAATGCCTTGATGAAGTATTGACCATTGTATCCATGCTCTCAGTACCCTCAGTTTTCTTCCGGCCAAAAGATCGAGCAGAGGAGAGCGATGCCGCAAGGGAAAAATTCTTTGTCCCAGAGTCTGACCACCTAACACTCCTGAATGTATACCTGCAGTGGAAGTCAAACCAATATCGAGGAGACTGGTGTAATGACCATTTCCTCCATGTTAAGGGTCTCCGTAAGGCTCGGGAAGTGAGATCTCAACTGCTAGACATACTGAAAGCCCTGAAGATCCCACTGACATCATGCCATATGGAATGGGACGTGGTAAGGAAAGCTATCTGCTCGGCGTACTTCCATAACTCGGCAAGGTTGAAGGGCATAGGAGAGTATGTCAACTGCCGGAATGGGATGCCGTGCCACCTGCATCCGAGCAGTGCTCTGTATGGTCTCGGGTACACCCCTGACTATGTGGTGTACCACGAGCTTGTCCTGACAACCAAGGAGTATATGCAGTGTGTGAGCGCAGTGGATCCGCAATGGCTGGCGGAGCTGGGTCCTATGTTCTTCTCTGTGAAAGACACGGACACCTCCCTTCTGGACCACAAGAAGAGACAGAAGGAGGAGAAGACGGCCATGGAAGAGGAGATGGAGAAGCTGAGGCAGGAACAGGCGGAGGCAGCACTCGTGGAGAAGGAGAGGGAGCGACGGAAGagagccaagcagcagcagcagatctctATGCCGGGTCTGAAGAAAGGTTCGACATATCTGAGGCCCAAGAAGATGGGTTTGTAG